The Anguilla rostrata isolate EN2019 chromosome 18, ASM1855537v3, whole genome shotgun sequence genome has a window encoding:
- the flrt3 gene encoding leucine-rich repeat transmembrane protein FLRT3, with translation MWPFGKMCRYRTFLQLVARLGFFLCLTGPAVRPCPSLCRCDGTFIYCNDRELTSIPVGIPEDATVLYLQNNRIKSAGVPAQLRRLTRVEKIYLYCNSLDEFPTNLPVSVRELHLQENNVRTITHASLAQIPRIEELHLDDNSVSAVSIEEGAFRDSSHLRLLFLSRNHLSAIPLGLPATIEELRFEDNRISSISEQALQDLVNLKRLILDGNLLNNRGIGESAFVNLANLTELSLVRNSLTAPPANLPGASLEKLQLQDNHINRVPPGAFAFLRQLYRLDLSGNNLSSLPQGVFDDLDNLTQLLLRNNPWYCGCRMKWVRDWLRSLPARVNVRGLMCQGPDKVKGMAIKDLATDLFDCSGPHAPPTFETSTVSNTPPTSRGQWPAFVTKRPVVKGPDLSKHYRSTTPSGRRKIITISVKSSSAETVHISWKVSQPMTALRLSWLKLGHSPAFGSITETIVQGEKREYLLTALEPQSSYRICMVPMETSNIYLSDETPVCIETETGSVKAYNPTTTLNREQEKEPYENSSLPLAAIIGGAVALLAIILLALVCWYVHWNGSLFSRDCSYNKGRRRKDDYAEAGTKKDNSILEIRETSFQMIPINHGTLSKEEFVIHTIFPPNGLSLYKSPHNENRSYRDSGIPDSDHSHS, from the coding sequence ATGTGGCCGTTCGGAAAGATGTGCCGATACAGGACCTTCCTGCAGCTGGTGGCCCGTTTGGGCTTCTTCCTGTGCCTGACCGGGCCGGCGGTTCGCCCGTGCCCGTCCCTGTGCCGCTGCGACGGGACCTTCATCTACTGCAACGACCGGGAGCTGACCTCCATCCCCGTGGGGATCCCGGAGGACGCCACGGTCCTCTACCTGCAGAACAACCGCATCAAGAGCGCGGGGGTGCCCGCCCAGCTCCGGCGGCTCACGCGCGTGGAGAAGATCTACCTGTACTGCAACAGCCTGGACGAGTTCCCCACCAACCTGCCGGTCAGCGTGAGGGAGCTGCACCTGCAGGAGAACAACGTGCGCACCATCACCCACGCCTCGCTGGCGCAGATCCCCCGCAtcgaggagctgcacctggacGACAACTCGGTGTCGGCCGTCAGCATCGAGGAAGGGGCCTTCCGGGACAGCAGCCACCTCCGGCTGCTCTTCCTGTCCCGGAACCACCTGAGCGCCATCCCCCTGGGGCTGCCGGCCACCATCGAGGAGCTGCGCTTCGAGGACAACCGCATCTCGTCCATCTCCGAGCAGGCCCTGCAGGACCTGGTCAACCTCAAGCGGCTGATCCTGGACGGCAACCTGCTGAACAACCGGGGCATCGGGGAGTCGGCCTTCGTCAACCTGGCCAACCTGACCGAGCTGTCGCTGGTGCGCAACTCCCTGACGGCGCCCCCCGCCAACCTGCCGGGGGCCAGCCTGGAGAAGCTGCAGCTCCAGGACAACCACATCAACCGGGTGCCGCCGGGGGCCTTCGCCTTCCTGCGCCAGCTCTACCGCCTGGACCTGTCCGGCAACAACCTGAGCAGCCTGCCGCAGGGCGTCTTCGACGACCTGGACAACCTGACGCAGCTGCTGCTGCGCAACAACCCCTGGTACTGCGGCTGCCGCATGAAGTGGGTGCGGGACTGGCTGCGCTCGCTGCCCGCCCGGGTCAACGTGCGGGGCCTCATGTGCCAGGGGCCCGACAAGGTCAAGGGCATGGCCATCAAGGACCTGGCCACCGACCTGTTCGACTGCTCTGGGCCCCACGCCCCGCCCACCTTCGAGACCAGCACCGTCTCAAacaccccgcccacctcccgAGGTCAGTGGCCCGCGTTTGTGACCAAGAGGCCGGTGGTCAAGGGGCCTGACCTCAGCAAACACTACCGCAGCACCACCCCCTCGGGGAGAAGGAAGATCATCACCATCAGCGTCAAGTCCAGCAGCGCAGAGACGGTGCACATTTCCTGGAAGGTGTCCCAGCCGATGACGGCCCTGCGCCTCAGCTGGCTCAAGCTGGGCCACAGCCCCGCCTTCGGCTCCATCACGGAGACCATCGTCcagggggagaagagggagtACCTGCTGACCGCCCTGGAGCCCCAGTCCTCCTATCGGATATGCATGGTTCCCATGGAAACCAGTAACATTTACCTGTCGGACGAGACGCCCGTCTGCATCGAGACGGAGACGGGCTCCGTGAAGGCGtacaaccccaccaccaccctgaaccgggagcaggagaaggagcCGTACGAGAACTCCAGCCTGCCGCTGGCGGCCATCATCGGCGGGGCGGTGGCTCTCCTGGCCATCATCCTGCTGGCCCTGGTGTGCTGGTACGTCCACTGGAACGGCTCCCTGTTCTCCAGGGACTGCAGCTACAACAAGGGCCGGCGGCGGAAGGACGACTACGCCGAGGCGGGGACCAAGAAGGACAACTCCATCCTGGAAATACGGGAGACCTCCTTCCAGATGATCCCCATCAACCACGGGACTCTGTCCAAGGAGGAGTTCGTCATACACACCATCTTCCCGCCCAACGGCCTCAGCTTGTACAAGAGCCCGCACAACGAGAACAGGAGTTACAGAGACAGTGGAATACCAGATTCAGACCATTCCCACTCATGA